The Coffea arabica cultivar ET-39 chromosome 8e, Coffea Arabica ET-39 HiFi, whole genome shotgun sequence genome window below encodes:
- the LOC140012846 gene encoding protein FAR1-RELATED SEQUENCE 5-like, producing the protein MDCSKLAENGTPELGMEFNSEEDAYKFYNKYAFKMGFSVRKDYLNKDKDGMTTSRRYSCCKEGVKRKYEGDVMPKRTRAPTKTGCGAKMVIVLFRGTMKYRVHDLVLEHNHELHIAQCAHMMPSQRKVSVAQGFQTEISEDAGFSLKQSHELMGTEAGGMGNVGYTRDDLKRYLRTRRERSLKYGEAGSMLNYFQEQTLENPSFFHAVQLDCEEQITNIFWADAGMLIDYNFFGDVVTFDTTYKTNKEYRPLGVFVGFNQHRQIVIFGAALMYDETIDSFKWVFGTFLEAMCGKHPSTILTDQDHAMAAALSIVMPETFHDLCTFHIRRNFMKHLGNHYKENSDLPYMFGACMYEFQEVEQFNRVWEAMVKKHNLENNEWLSGLYKIRDKWARCMMKERWTAGMRSTQLSESLNAAIKNHLKLDHDLVQFFRHFNQVVDEKRHNELIAEYEMRQKLPMVGLRQTPMLVHASETYSPTVFVAFQNEYGESTAMVILRQQDAAMFVEFTVMRYDGGPERTVVFNRNDLSVRCSCKKYENEGILCGHALKVFDTVGIKIIPPEYIKRRWTKRARAGDCFDRRGQEVVADPKVMISTRYRELAPAMIKVATRAAMSKDTSKVAITVISDLSKRVELLLSESEEQHLQNQKNLNMEERDKIEIVNEMGEAVVARDIKKRGGGKKSKVMRSWVDKFDRVKRKSRLSRTTQTTVSESEPTSVSFEEYMFMGCRSSTDSVSTHSMSQTVNGPPNVVAPDTDESQTIHRLANQGPPASVPTEWMHLRFSIFFKHNSIRDVLMEERGIISTHCDVDAYHVFAPSPQGRNNTQGLQLRVDVASPQNEVDE; encoded by the exons ATGGATTGCAGCAAATTGGCAGAAAATGGGACCCCTGAATTAGGAATGGAGTTCAACAGTGAAGAGGATGCGTACAAGTTTTACAACAAGTATGCCTTTAAAATGGGTTTCAGTGTACGTAAAGACTATCTGAATAAAGACAAAGACGGCATGACCACGTCTAGGAGATATAGTTGCTGCAAGGAAGGTGTGAAACGCAAGTACGAAGGTGATGTGATGCCAAAGAGGACACGAGCGCCGACGAAAACAGGGTGTGGAGCTAAGATGGTTATCGTGTTGTTTAGAGGGACAATGAAGTACCGTGTGCATGACCTTGTCTTAGAGCATAATCATGAGTTGCACATTGCTCAATGTGCTCACATGATGCCATCACAAAGAAAAGTGAGTGTGGCTCAAGGATTCCAAACTGAAATAAGCGAGGATGCTGGGTTTTCATTGAAACAGAGCCATGAGCTTATGGGAACGGAAGCAGGTGGGATGGGTAATGTGGGATATACTCGGGATGATCTTAAACGATATCTTCGAACAAGACGGGAAAGGAGCTTGAAATATGGAGAAGCAGGTAGCATGCTGAATTATTTTCAAGAGCAAACACTCGAGAATCCATCCTTTTTTCATGCCGTACAGCTGGACTGTGAAGAACAAATAACGAATATCTTTTGGGCTGATGCAGGAATGTTAATTGACTACAACTTTTTTGGAGACGTAGTCACATTCGAcacaacctacaaaacaaataaagaatacCGGCCACTTGGAGTATTTGTGGGTTTTAACCAGCATAGGCAAATTGTGATATTCGGTGCTGCCCTTATGTATGATGAGACGATAGATTCTTTCAAATGGGTGTTTGGTACATTTTTAGAAGCAATGTGCGGAAAACATCCAAGTACCATACTAACCGACCAAGATCACGCCATGGCAGCCGCTCTTTCAATTGTCATGCCTGAAACATTTCATGATCTATGTACGTTTCACATAAGGCGTAATTTTATGAAACATCTTGGCAATCATTACAAGGAAAATAGTGATCTTCCATACATGTTTGGTGCCTGCATGTATGAGTTTCAAGAAGTGGAACAATTCAATAGGGTGTGGGAGGCGATGGTGAAGAAACACAatcttgaaaataatgaatggCTCTCGGGGTTGTACAAAATTCGTGATAAATGGGCAAGGTGCATGATGAAAGAAAGATGGACTGCGGGAATGCGAAGCACCCAACTCAGCGAAAGCCTAAATGCAGCaattaaaaatcatttgaaactgGATCATGACCTTGTGCAGTTCTTTAGACATTTCAATCAGGTGGTTGATGAAAAGAGACATAATGAACTGATCGCAGAATATGAAATGAGGCAAAAGCTCCCCATGGTAGGGTTAAGGCAAACACCTATGCTTGTGCATGCATCAGAGACGTATTCACCAACCGTATTTGTTGCATTCCAAAATGAATATGGCGAGTCAACAGCTATGGTTATATTGAGACAACAAGATGCAGCGATGTTTGTGGAGTTTACGGTCATGAGGTATGATGGAGGACCTGAAAGAACAGTAGTATTCAATCGGAATGATCTAAGTGTACGTTGCAGTTGCAAAAAATACGAGAATGAAGGCATTTTATGTGGGCACGCGTTGAAGGTGTTTGATACCGTGGGCATAAAAATAATTCCTCCTGAATACATTAAGAGGCGATGGACAAAAAGAGCTCGGGCTGGAGATTGTTTTGATCGGCGAGGACAGGAAGTTGTGGCTGATCCTAAAGTCATGATTTCAACTCGTTATCGGGAGCTCGCTCCAGCCATGATTAAGGTCGCAACTCGAGCAGCAATGTCGAAGGACACCAGCAAAGTAGCAATCACTGTCATATCCGATTTGTCAAAGAGAGTTGAGCTCCTCCTCTCAGAAAGTGAAGAGCAACAtttgcaaaatcaaaaaaatctgaATATGGAGGAAcgagataaaattgaaattgtaaatgaaATGGGGGAGGCAGTAGTCGCAAGAGACATTAAAAAACGAGGCGGTGGGAAGAAAAGTAAAGTGATGCGAAGTTGGGTCGATAAATTTGACAgagtaaaaagaaaatctagATTATCAAGAACTACACAGACTACg GTCTCAGAATCGGAGCCGACATCGGTTTCATTTGAGGAATACATGTTTATGGGATGCCGTTCATCTACTGACTCTGTTTCG ACGCATTCAATGAGTCAGACAGTGAATGGCCCTCCAAATGTTGTTGCTCCCGATACCGATGAAAGTCAAACG